GAGATATCAGGCTGGGGAAGATGCAAAAGCTTTATTTGCACAGCGTATAGAGTTGGGAGCTGAAGCTTTCAGAGAAGAATTTGGAAAACAGTTTATTTAAAAAATAATGTGAAAGTAGAGTGTGTTAGGGTATTAGAGTATTAGTGTCAGAGGGTTTAAGTATATTTAAAAGATGTCTACTACTAAAACGCTAATACTCTCAAACACTCAAACACTCAAACTCAAAAACTCTCCCACATAATTCATACCTTTATATTATGGAAAAAAAAGATCATTCTCCATTGAAAATTTCGGCGATTGCTGAATTACACACGATTTTACAGCTTCCGAAGCCGCTTCATCCGCTAATCAGTTTGGTGAACAATACAGAAATGGAAGTCGATAAATGTTATCTCGACCGCAGTTTTACCTTAGGTTTTTATAAAGTTTCCTATAAATTTTCTGAAAACGGGAAAATGGGCTACGGACAGGGCTATTATGATTTTAATGAAGGCGGAATGATGTTTACCGCTCCGAATCAGGTGCTGGCAACGGATGAAAATGCGAAGTATTTCGGATATACTTTATTTATTCATCCTGATTTTTTAAGAAATTATCCTTTAGCGAAAAATATCAGGAATTACGGTTTCTTTTCTTATGATACGAATGAAGCCCTGCATTTATCTGACAAGGAAAAAACATTGATTGTCGGGCTACTTGAAAATATTAATGATGAACTGAATACAG
The sequence above is a segment of the Chryseobacterium sp. MYb264 genome. Coding sequences within it:
- a CDS encoding helix-turn-helix domain-containing protein; translated protein: MEKKDHSPLKISAIAELHTILQLPKPLHPLISLVNNTEMEVDKCYLDRSFTLGFYKVSYKFSENGKMGYGQGYYDFNEGGMMFTAPNQVLATDENAKYFGYTLFIHPDFLRNYPLAKNIRNYGFFSYDTNEALHLSDKEKTLIVGLLENINDELNTAIDEVSQDVIISYIEVLLNYSNRFYKRQFITRKVVNHNVLTQMDDLLNDYFNQQETLNKGLPTVEFLASALNLSPHYLSDMLRNLTGQNAQKHIHEKLIEKAKEYLTTTNFSVSEVAYQLGFEHSQSFNKLFKKKTNTTPLSYKQSFN